Proteins encoded together in one Vigna angularis cultivar LongXiaoDou No.4 chromosome 5, ASM1680809v1, whole genome shotgun sequence window:
- the LOC108320251 gene encoding cation/H(+) antiporter 15, translated as MTVVVLSKGNGGALQQQRWRSPTAAVALSNGSGDVPRGSPTTVVEFSYGSGDASTVSVTLSNVNGGALQRQWWRSPMAAVTVWEDGCTRVGFLLTPSLLGRFTKIFEFIFPVNGIVNVEILSHIGLIYYAFLSGLEMNLNTILNVNKKAASIAIAGIVFPILVAPCLYALFRKVYGHNMMFPLEENTNNAYILWTLILIVTSFPVVAHTLSELKLIYTGLGKEALTATMIGDTYGWILFTLFVPFSINGKEAIYTVLCTIIFIVVCIFVVRQLIQWFIDRKANKDEWNDNQLLFIIMGVLACSCISDFLGAHAIVGAFIFGLILPHGKFAELVMSISDDCVSGFLVPLFFSGSGMRLMLITIFSQESWPFIVVIILLLCALKILGTLFVTFFFGMRIRDGLTLDMILNNKGAMALIMLNIAWDRTIFSLPTYAVITSAVLLSTIVVSPVINAIYKTRQIFEQNKLKTIQKLRLNAELRFIACVHNTRQATSMISIIECFNPMRVSPVHVFALYLVELTGRVAALVVTHIGKPSSQLREQNLTKSQEELESIHNTFDALGEAYNAIRVETLNVVSAYTTIHEDIYHLAYEKRTTLILLPFHKQLTLEGTLEVTSVVYKDINQNVMKGAPCSVGIFVDRDFGLVPKMNLHICVVFVGGPDDREALAIAWRMAGRSGTQLSLVRILLLGEAAEIDASVHNESQGILSTIIDTDKQKELDEEYISAFRLITVNNSDTISYSEIDVYSDKDIPVVLKEIEKIGCDIYIVGQGNCRNSKVFSNLFEGCECLELGVIGDILVSNNFGSRSSVLVVQQYGYGGMVYGNNLNHKATDKGTFESIV; from the exons ATGACAGTAGTGGTGCTCTCCAAAGGCAACGGTGGCGCTCTCCAACAGCAGCGGTGGCGCTCTCCAACGGCAGCGGTGGCGCTCTCCAATGGCAGCGGTGACGTTCCACGTGGTTCTCCCACGACAGTGGTCGAGTTCTCCTATGGCAGTGGTGACGCTTCAACGGTATCGGTGACGCTCTCCAACGTCAACGGTGGCGCTCTCCAACGACAATGGTGGCGCTCTCCAATGGCAGCAGTGACAGTGTGGGAAGATGGTTGCACGAGA GTTGGTTTCCTACTAACACCATCATTACTTGGAAGATTCACGAAAATTTTTGAGTTCATTTTTCCAGTAAATGGGATTGTTAATGTTGAGATCCTTTCCCACATTGGTCTCATTTATTATGCATTCCTTAGTGGATTGGAGATGAACTTAAATACCATTCTAAACGTGAACAAGAAAGCTGCAAGTATTGCAATTGCTGGAATCGTCTTTCCCATACTCGTTGCACCATGCTTGTATGCTTTGTTTCGAAAAGTTTATGGACATAATATGATGTTTCCCCTTGAGGAAAATACAAATAATGCTTATATACTTTGGACTTTAATTCTCATTGTTACAAGTTTTCCTGTGGTAGCACACACACTTTCTGAGCTTAAGCTCATTTATACTGGTCTTGGCAAAGAGGCTTTAACAGCTACCATGATAGGTGACACCTATGGTTGGATTCTTTTCACTTTATTTGTTCCCTTTTCAATTAATGGTAAAGAAGCCATCTACACCGTGTTATGCACGATAATATTCATTGTTGTGTGCATATTTGTGGTACGTCAACTCATTCAATGGTTTATTGATCGCAAGGCAAACAAAGATGAATGGAATGATAACCAATTGCTCTTTATAATCATGGGGGTTTTAGCTTGTTCATGTATTTCAGATTTTCTTGGTGCACATGCCATTGTTGGGgcttttatttttggattaatTTTACCTCATGGAAAATTTGCTGAATTGGTCATGTCAATTTCAGATGATTGTGTTAGTGGCTTTTTAGTACCCCTCTTCTT cagtggATCTGGAATGAGACTTATGTTGATCACAATTTTCTCTCAAGAAAGTTGGCCCTTTATAGTTGTGATTATACTCTTGTTGTGTGCTTTAAAGATTTTGGGCACTTTATTTGTCACATTTTTCTTTGGTATGCGTATTCGAGATGGTTTGACCTTGGACATGATTTTGAATAATAAAGGTGCCATGGCATTAATAATGCTGAATATTGCTTGGGATAGAACG ATATTTTCTTTACCTACCTATGCCGTTATAACTTCTGCTGTTCTTTTGAGTACCATAGTTGTGTCTCCCGTCATCAATGCCATCtacaaaacaagacaaataTTTGAACAAAACAAGCTAAAGACCATACAAAAACTAAGACTTAATGCAGAGCTTCGATTTATAGCGTGTGTTCACAATACTCGCCAAGCTACAAGCATGATTAGCATAATTGAATGTTTTAACCCTATGAGAGTTTCCCCTGTGCATGTATTTGCCTTGTACCTTGTTGAACTTACTGGACGTGTTGCTGCCTTAGTTGTTACACATATAGGGAAGCCTAGTAGCCAACTTAGAGAACAAAACCTGACTAAGTCACAAGAAGAGTTAGAAAGCATTCACAATACATTTGATGCACTTGGAGAGGCATATAATGCTATTAGAGTTGAGACCTTAAATGTGGTGTCAGCATATACAACTATTCATGAGGACATATACCACTTAGCATATGAGAAACGCACAACCTtaattcttcttccatttcacaAACAATTAACTTTAGAAGGTACTCTAGAAGTAACCAGTGTTgtatataaagatataaatcAAAATGTAATGAAAGGTGCTCCCTGCTCCGTGGGAATATTTGTTGATCGTGATTTTGGTTTAGTTCCCAAAATGAACCTTCATATTTGTGTGGTCTTTGTTGGGGGTCCTGATGATCGTGAAGCCTTAGCCATTGCATGGAGGATGGCAGGACGTTCAGGAACACAACTCTCACTGGTTCGAATTCTTCTATTGGGTGAAGCGGCAGAAATAGATGCTTCAGTTCACAATGAATCACAAGGGATATTATCTACGATAATAGATACGGACAAGCAAAAAGAGTTAGATGAAGAGTATATAAGCGCATTTAGACTTATAACAGTTAACAATAGCGATACAATATCCTACTCAGAGATTGATGTTTATAGTGATAAAGATATCCCTGTAGTCCtcaaagagatagaaaaaattGGTTGTGATATTTACATAGTTGGACAAGGGAATTGTAGGAACTCTAAGGTCTTCTCAAATTTGTTTGAGGGGTGTGAGTGCTTAGAACTTGGAGTTATTGGGGATATTTTGGTGTCAAACAATTTTGGTTCACGCTCGTCTGTGCTAGTTGTTCAACAATATGGATATGGAGGAATGGTTTATGGAAATAATCTTAACCATAAGGCCACCGACAAAGGCACATTTGAATCTATTGTTTGA
- the LOC108320257 gene encoding ALA-interacting subunit 3, whose translation MSTSAAGGAGSNDSNAGRRQSKRPKYSKFTQQELPACKPILTPRAVISAFLIVTLVFIPIGVASLIASHDVVEIIDRYDSQCIPTNVTDKVAYIQTPGEKPCNRTLLVDKRMKSPIYVYYQLDNFYQNHRRYVKSRNDDQLRDSKNANSTSGCDPEDSANGMPIVPCGLIAWSLFNDTYSFSRSSINLTVNKNDISWKSDRDHKFGSDVFPKNFQNGSLIGGGSLNENTPLSKQEDLIVWMRTAALPTFRKLYGRIEVDLEKGDVIQVNLNNVYNTYSFNGKKKLVLSTTTWLGGKNDFLGIAYLTVGGLSFFLAMVFTLVYLVKPRQLGDPSYLSWNRNPGGQ comes from the exons ATGTCTACGTCCGCCGCTGGAGGTGCTGGATCCAATGATTCCAATGCTGGCAGGAGACAAAGCAAGAGGCCCAAGT ACTCAAAGTTTACACAACAAGAACTACCAGCGTGCAAGCCTATTCTCACACCACGAGCA GTTATTTCAGCCTTCTTGATTGTCACCCTAGTGTTCATTCCCATTGGAGTTGCTTCGCTAATTGCTTCGCATGAT GTTGTTGAGATTATTGATAGGTATGACTCTCAGTGCATACCAACAAATGTGACAGACAAGGTGGCATACATTCAGACTCCTGGTGAAAAGCCATGCAATAGGACGCTACTT GTGGACAAGCGTATGAAGTCTCCTATCTATGTTTACTACCAGCTTGACAACTTTTACCAGAATCATAGGCG GTATGTTAAAAGCCGAAATGATGACCAGCTGAGGGATTCCAAAAATGCTAACTCAACAAGTGGTTGTGACCCTGAAGATTCAGCAAATGGAATGCCAATCGTACCCTGTGGTCTTATAGCTTGGAGCTTGTTCAACGATACATACAGCTTCTCACGCAGCAGCATTAATTTGACAGTGAACAAGAACGACATCTCATGGAAAAGTGATAGGGATCACAAATTTGGAAGTGATGTTTTTCCTAAAAATTTCCAGAATGGTTCTTTAATAGGGGGTGGTAGTCTTAATGAAAACACACCT TTGAGTAAGCAAGAGGATCTCATTGTTTGGATGCGAACGGCAGCTTTGCCAACTTTTAGGAAGTTATATGGAAGGATTGAAGTGGATTTGGAGAAAGGTGATGTCATTCAGGTGAATTTGAACAATGTCTACAACACATACAGTTTTAATGGCAAGAAGAAGCTTGTTCTGTCAACTACTACCTGGCTCGGCGGGAAGAATGACTTCCTTGGCATTGCTTATCTTACTGTTGGAGGATTGAGCTTCTTTTTGGCCATGGTCTTTACTCTTGTATATCTTGTCAAGCCTAG GCAACTTGGAGATCCCTCTTATCTGTCATGGAATAGGAACCCTGGAGGGCAATGA